The nucleotide sequence tggaggcacatgccctagtggttagagcagtggactcgtggccGAGGGATCGCAAGTTCGAATGTCAGACcgggttatgtgtgtgtttatgagcgaaacacctaagctccacgcggctctgggagaaggtaatggcgaacttctgctgactctttcgccacaactttctctcactctttcctcctgcatcttgcagctcacctgcgacagaccggcgttctgtccaggtggggaacgtaTACTCcaaggaaatcgggaaaccggtccttatgagccaggcatagctcgagaaggaacaaacacctcacttctgttatttattttgtttatcattaGAAGCCACTATATTactgattttatttcattgacttagGAAGGGCTGTGTGGCACTTAATCATGCATACAGTCTGTATTGTTGCCCCTTgatcttttaacttttaattgttacttgttgcagtcactagactgcggccatgctggggcaccgccttgaatactttttagtcgaatgaatagaccctagtacttttttgttaagtctggtatttattctactaGTTCCTTTTGCTGATTTAATTTATGgtagtgtaaacacaccaacgctggttgtgGAGAGCTGGTGGTGgatacagacacaaaacacacacacacacgaacaaacatacatatataaagatataatattcaacgggattctttcagtttccgtctaccacatccactcacaagtctttggtcggcccgggattataacaaaagacacttgctgaagacaccacacagtgggactgaatctgaaaccatctggttagaaagcaagcaagcttctttatttcataaacCGGCTAGGGAAGCcgtacatagatgggacaaacaaggacagacagactcAGAGGGTGAAGAAGTTGCTTATTACGAATAAAAATGTTtcgaatgataaaatataaatgtcatgctgttaaaaattatatatttttttctttgaaaaatttcaatatatacTTGATGATCATTGCAAATTTTGCAATTTGTGACTgaaggaaaggtatccagccgcCAGGTTCGAACCTTTACTTTTCCTTCTAGTTCCACATACCTGGTCCTGGTCCCAGTCACTTGCATCTCTTCTCCGACCTGATCTTGCTATCGAGGTGGTAACTAAAGAAGTTAACCAACCACTGGCCGGAGACGAAAGTACCTGTCACTATACCTCTTacacgcgtcttccatactgtttctttcagtatggctactacgcagaCAAACAACAGGCATTCTTTTTCCTGTCAAGGGAAGGATACGGCACAATCTTGATAATAGCCTCggccgatagctgtactcttcccgtAGTTAACGAAAGCTGTCAGTCCCGATAATTCCGGACACGCCACGAAGGCGTGAAAGTCAGTTTCTCTGTCCCGCCCGCACCGCGGTATATCGGTGAGATGGCACTTCCGTGTCTTGACAGCTTGTTTCGAACGAGCAAAGCTGAACGGTAGCACTGCCCAGCCagagatttctggtaattatccagatacctcGACccgaacatatatatacgatgatttGTGGGGGTGCAATGGCctactggttagggcagcagactcgcggtcataggatcgcggtttcctttcccagactgggcgttgtgagcgAAAATATCTAAATCTAGTAAACCCTCGATGCTAAAAAACGAAGTagggtcattcgtggccttctttcttcagtcaaataTACCAGAAGTCCTTACTGTTTCGGACAATTACACTTGAGACAGTTCGATTTGGTTGCCCCCAGAAGCGtctaagctaaaagcattaaaCCTTTTTGTAAGGAATCTAGTGAATGTGtacagcaacaaagacaaaaaaaacggagaagatggctcacaattataaatacaaacaacaagaatataacaacaggtgtctttcgactgagaacgaatcaaattgagctggcgtatATGaaatgaaagcctaaaggcagatGCAAGGAGATGGACATAAGAAATGTTGCCTGTCGGCAGtcaggcaaagaaagaaaaatcatggctggccggacaccagtcacgtggaaggagaagagagaggtagGGGACAGCAGGATTGAAAGAttagaaaaaatatcagagacaaAGGGAAAGGTACAGGAGAGATAAACGAGGAGGAAAAGTGGGAGTTAAGGAaagagagggccaagaaatgtgagaaagaaaggaggagcgagaaaaagaaaagaggaagaaagctAAAAGAAGagtaagagtcgtacaaaatttagatacatacctgCTAGAGCACAAAATGGAACGAAAACAATAGAGGataataaaacattcggacagacagacgatacaaagacagacaggagAAGCAACAATTGGAAGGACAGGCAAATAAAGAAGGGATATTCGTGGCCTTTATTCCTCAGTCAAGTATACCAGAAGTCCTTACTCTTTCggccagttacacttgagacagttCGGTTTGGTTGCCCCACCCAAAAGCCTAAGCTGAGAGCATTAGACcgttttgtaagaaagctagcgaatatgtacgccaacacaaacacacacatatatacatatatacatatatatatacatatatatatatatattcaaacacacacatacatatatacatatacacacatacacacacattgtctagGATAACACGCACCCTCCCCAGCTCGTATAAGTCTTCCtttaagtttgtgtatgtgtgtgtctgtacacgtatgtatgtgcgtgttataATCGTTAATAGTTCATAATATTTAACTATGATAGATAACATATTCTGAAACACGTTTGCAGTATTCCTACTCTGTCTGTCTGCAATTTCATTTCGAATATTATTAGGAtttgatataatttaatataaagatAATCAAAATAAGTTTCTTAGAAACGGTTTCTAATTATAGAGACCAGACTTACGACGACGCCGACAACGGCAGCAACGGCAATGACGGCGACGGCAATGACGACGACGGCAATGACGGTGACTTCAATGACGACGACGGaagacgacaatgacgacgacggcaATGACGATGACGGCAATAACGACGACGGCAGACGGCAATTACGGCGACGgcagtgatgacgacgacggcaatTACGACGACAGCAATGACGGTAACGGCAATGACGACGACGTCAATGACGGCAACGGTAATGACGACGTCAATGACAGCAACGGCAATGACGACGACGTCAATGACGGCAACGGCAATGACGACGACGTCAATGACGGCAACGGTAATGACGACGACAGCAATGACGACGACGGCAATGACGTCGACGTCAATGACGGCAACGGCAATGACGACGACGTCAACGACGGCAACGGCAATGAAGACGACGGCAATGACGGCAACGGCAAGAACGACGACGTCAATGACGGCAACGGCAATGACGACGACGGCAATGACAGCAACGGCAATGACGACGTCAATGACGGCAACGGCAATGACGACGACGTCAATGACGGCAACGGTAATGACGACGTCAATGACGGCAACGGCAATGACGACGACGTCAATGACGGCAACGGCAATGACGACGACGTCAATGACGGCAACGGCAATGACGACGACATCAATGACGGCAACGGTAATAACGACGACAGCAATGACGGCAACGGCAATGACGATGATAGCAATGACGGCAACGGCAATGACGACAACGTCAATGACGGCAACGGCAATGACGACGACGTCAATGACGGCAACGGCAATGACGACGACGGCAATGACGGCAACGGCAATGACGACGATGGCAATGACGGCAACGGCAATGACGACGACGGCAATGACGGCAACGGCAATGACGACGACAGCAATGACGGCAACGGCAATGACGACAACGTCAATGGCAATGACGACGACGTCAATGACGGCAACGGCAATGACGACGACGTCAATGACGGCAACGGCAATGACGACGACATCAATGACGGCAACGGTAATAACGACGACAGCAATGACGGCACCGGCAATGACGATGACAGCAATGACGGCAACGGCAATGACGACAACGTCAATGACGGCAACGGCAATGACGACGACGTCAATGACGGCAACGGCAATGACGACGACGGCAATGACGGCAACGGCAATGACGACGATGGCAATGACGGCAACGGCAATGACGACGACGGCAATGACGGCAACGGCAATGACGACGACAGCAATGACGGCAACGGCAATGACGACAACGTCAATGACGGCAATGGCAATGACGACGACGTCAATGACGGCAACGGCAATGACGACGACATCAATGACGGCAACGGTAATGACGACGACAGCAATGACGGCAACGGCAATGACGATGACAGCAATGACGGCAACGGCAATGACGACAACGTCAATGACGGCAACGGCAATGACGACGACGTCAATGACATCTACGGCAATGACGACGACGGCAATGACGGCAACGGCAATGACGACGACGGCAATGACGGCAACGGCAATGACGACGACGGCAATGACGGCAACGGCAATGACGACGATGGCAATGACGGCAACGCCAATGACGACGACAGCAATGACGGCAACGGCAATGACGACAACGTCAATGACGGCAATGGCAATGACGACGACGTCAATGACGGCAACGGCAATGACGACGACGGCTATGACGGCATCGGCATGGACGAGGACAAGATGAGAAAacagaagatgacgatgatgataaacgcgacgacgacgacgataacgatgacaCCAATGACGCCGTCGTTGATCATGTGAAAGTTGAGGATGCTGAtactgatgacaataatgataatggtgatgataatgatgacaacgacgacgacacgacgacaacgatgatgatgatgatgatgatgatgatgatgatgatgatgatgatggtgccgaCGATGAGATGATGCCAAAATTGATGTTTGTTCACACTGAGGATGATGATTCCGAATTCTTGGAATTAATGCTGTTTCATTTGACAGATTTCTGTGATGGagagaatttataaaaaattgttTACAATATTATGGGCTTGTGTCTAGTTCCTCGGGTATTTTAGTCTGATTCCTTTATCTACCGCTCCAGACTGGACCGCGCAGGAACTTTgccaaatttatattaatattggtAGGTATTAAGCTCTGAGGAAATAATCTGTGTCCATAAgcaatatacatacctatatccataggtatgtacatacacgcacgaacacacacacatagtcacacaaacagacacgaacacatacatactcacccatatatatatacacatacacacccacacacttttgggtatgtatgtatatatctatctgctctatacatacatacatacatacatacatacatacatacatacatacatacatacatacatacatacgtacatacatacgtacatacatacataatacatacatacataatacatacataaacacatacatgaatacataaatacatgtgtgtgtgtatctgtgtgtgtgaaaggaataCATGGAAAAGAATATATTGGAATGAAAGATGTGCCCAAATTTTAAGTTTATTGGAGTTTATTTCATCGAGTCTATGTTGTATTTTCGAATTGGATATGGTGAATTTATCCGCGTAAAAAACAACTTGTGAATATTTCTCTTCTTAAATTTATGCAGTTTcacgtgtaaacacacacaattacCTGTTAACGTGGCATTTAATATAATTCTTTCACAGAC is from Octopus sinensis linkage group LG7, ASM634580v1, whole genome shotgun sequence and encodes:
- the LOC115213996 gene encoding uncharacterized protein DDB_G0290685-like, encoding MTAITTTADGNYGDGSDDDDGNYDDSNDGNGNDDDVNDGNGNDDVNDSNGNDDDVNDGNGNDDDVNDGNGNDDDSNDDDGNDVDVNDGNGNDDDVNDGNGNEDDGNDGNGKNDDVNDGNGNDDDGNDSNGNDDVNDGNGNDDDVNDGNGNDDVNDGNGNDDDVNDGNGNDDDVNDGNGNDDDINDGNGNNDDSNDGNGNDDDSNDGNGNDDNVNDGNGNDDDVNDGNGNDDDGNDGNGNDDDGNDGNGNDDDGNDGNGNDDDSNDGNGNDDNVNGNDDDVNDGNGNDDDVNDGNGNDDDINDGNGNNDDSNDGTGNDDDSNDGNGNDDNVNDGNGNDDDVNDGNGNDDDGNDGNGNDDDGNDGNGNDDDGNDGNGNDDDSNDGNGNDDNVNDGNGNDDDVNDGNGNDDDINDGNGNDDDSNDGNGNDDDSNDGNGNDDNVNDGNGNDDDVNDIYGNDDDGNDGNGNDDDGNDGNGNDDDGNDGNGNDDDGNDGNANDDDSNDGNGNDDNVNDGNGNDDDVNDGNGNDDDGYDGIDDQEILRGLIP